GTGGACGGCGAGCACAGCGTCGATGAGATTGTGGCCGCAATCGTCGAACGCTTCGACGTGGCGCTTGAGCGCGCGCACGCGGACGTCCACGAACTGTTCGAACGCTTGAAGGTACGCGGTTTTCTGCAATGATCG
The sequence above is drawn from the Candidatus Binatia bacterium genome and encodes:
- the pqqD gene encoding pyrroloquinoline quinone biosynthesis peptide chaperone PqqD is translated as MNDESRPRFGKGVKLRLEADGTTMLLVPEGALVLNSPAAAALELVDGEHSVDEIVAAIVERFDVALERAHADVHELFERLKVRGFLQ